One Prolixibacteraceae bacterium DNA segment encodes these proteins:
- the tig gene encoding trigger factor encodes MKITRENIDDLNAVVRLTVEKSDYEATVNETLKEYRKKAQMPGFRQGKVPASLVKKMYGQSVLAEEVNKVISKSLTDFIKDENLDILGEPLPNDEETKTIDWTKDVDFEFVFDIATTPEINVTLDKRSKLPYYIIDVDEQTIDNQVEAFASRFGENKPADKVEEKETIKGAFTQVDAEGNEVEDGIKVEDVVLAVDMIQDEEVKKSFIGATKDFEIVLNPKACFSNATQLFKVEDVEALDTTFKFVANEVLFFVAHEVNEELFKKIYGEETEINTVEAFRAKVKEEIEASYVYSSKYRFGVDARESLIKKAKFDLPAAFLKRWIVMTNKELTAEKVDAEWSNYEEGFKWELIKNKIVKENEIKVENQEVVDLAKEAALMQFRQYGMFDVKDEYLEQYAGSILENEQERARFADRKLEEKVYDLILSKVNVEEKAVAQKEFDALFEN; translated from the coding sequence ATGAAAATTACCAGAGAAAACATTGATGATTTGAATGCTGTTGTCAGGCTGACAGTTGAGAAAAGCGATTATGAGGCAACGGTAAACGAGACTCTTAAAGAATACCGTAAAAAGGCTCAAATGCCTGGTTTCCGTCAAGGAAAAGTTCCTGCTAGTTTGGTGAAGAAAATGTATGGTCAATCTGTACTTGCAGAAGAGGTAAATAAAGTAATCTCAAAATCTCTAACTGATTTTATCAAGGATGAAAACCTTGATATCTTAGGTGAGCCTCTTCCTAATGACGAAGAAACAAAGACAATTGATTGGACTAAAGATGTAGATTTCGAATTCGTATTCGATATTGCAACGACTCCAGAAATCAATGTAACATTAGATAAGAGAAGTAAACTTCCTTATTATATCATCGATGTAGATGAGCAAACTATTGACAATCAAGTTGAAGCTTTTGCTAGTCGTTTTGGTGAGAATAAACCAGCAGATAAAGTTGAAGAGAAAGAGACTATCAAAGGTGCTTTCACTCAAGTTGATGCTGAAGGAAACGAAGTAGAAGATGGTATCAAAGTAGAGGATGTAGTTCTTGCTGTGGATATGATCCAAGATGAAGAGGTGAAGAAATCATTCATCGGTGCTACTAAAGATTTTGAAATTGTTCTGAATCCTAAGGCTTGTTTTTCAAATGCAACTCAATTGTTCAAAGTAGAAGATGTTGAAGCATTGGATACTACATTTAAGTTTGTTGCAAACGAAGTATTGTTCTTTGTTGCTCACGAAGTGAATGAAGAATTGTTTAAAAAGATCTACGGTGAAGAGACTGAAATCAACACAGTAGAAGCTTTCCGTGCTAAAGTGAAAGAAGAGATCGAAGCTAGCTACGTTTACTCTAGCAAATACCGTTTTGGTGTTGATGCTCGTGAGTCTTTGATCAAAAAAGCGAAATTTGATCTTCCAGCTGCTTTCTTGAAGCGTTGGATCGTGATGACAAACAAAGAGCTTACTGCTGAAAAAGTAGATGCTGAGTGGAGTAATTACGAAGAAGGATTCAAGTGGGAACTTATCAAGAATAAGATAGTTAAAGAGAATGAAATCAAAGTAGAGAACCAAGAGGTTGTTGATCTTGCAAAAGAAGCTGCTTTGATGCAATTCCGTCAATACGGTATGTTCGACGTGAAAGATGAGTACCTAGAGCAATATGCTGGATCAATTCTTGAGAATGAGCAAGAACGTGCTCGTTTTGCTGATCGTAAGCTAGAAGAAAAAGTATATGATCTTATTCTATCGAAGGTGAATGTTGAAGAGAAAGCTGTAGCTCAAAAAGAGTTTGACGCACTTTTCGAAAACTAA
- a CDS encoding cupin domain-containing protein — protein sequence MRKNTIGQRIITLRNSLEMSRETLCEQSELNIELLNRIEKDLHTPSISTLIRLSRALGVRVGTFLDDQLEVGPVLCKGGESNGDEMHSRDAKYDNDKVVYKPLASNKSSRHMEPFIIELQKGKNVSYQRSSHEGEEFIYVIEGSVYIEYGKQNYHLDKGESIYFDSIVEHQIYTEEESGAKVIANIYSPF from the coding sequence ATGAGAAAAAACACGATAGGGCAAAGAATAATTACATTACGTAATTCACTTGAGATGTCTCGTGAAACACTTTGCGAACAAAGTGAACTCAACATTGAGTTATTAAATCGTATAGAGAAAGATCTACACACACCTTCTATTTCAACGCTAATTAGACTATCAAGAGCATTAGGAGTACGTGTTGGCACTTTCTTAGATGACCAACTAGAAGTCGGACCTGTGTTGTGTAAGGGTGGAGAATCCAATGGAGATGAGATGCATTCAAGAGATGCAAAATATGACAATGATAAGGTCGTTTACAAACCTCTTGCGAGCAACAAATCTAGTAGACATATGGAGCCTTTTATCATTGAACTTCAGAAGGGGAAAAATGTCTCTTACCAAAGATCATCTCATGAAGGAGAAGAGTTTATATATGTGATTGAGGGGTCTGTATACATTGAATATGGAAAACAGAACTATCATCTTGATAAAGGGGAAAGTATATATTTTGACTCCATCGTAGAACACCAGATTTATACAGAAGAAGAGTCTGGAGCAAAAGTGATTGCCAACATCTATTCTCCATTCTAA
- the dprA gene encoding DNA-processing protein DprA, with translation MDCRIYPIILSIVPKITAAEIDRLVEFCGDIPSIFSERREVLYKLDGVRKATVDFMHSKDITSKAEEELKRMDYYGIQYVFYLDDTFPFKLLQIPDAPLILFYKGNLPKLSSHTVSIIGTRKATNYGVHWVDRFVKSLSLAYDNIEIVSGLAYGIDQRAHQCSVSFDIPTFGILGHGLHTIYPASNASLAAKIIDSGGGIISEFPTFHSIRPQNFIQRNRIIAGLSDAVVVVESKVKGGAIHTANMAFSYSREVFALPGSYLHDTSEGCHQLIKRQVASLIDSADDIERVMDWPKSREVESISQNIFEATLDSFAKKVLQMIQDQDKISIDEMGTKLNIPIAKLSPILTQLEFMNLIEVLPGKYYRSI, from the coding sequence ATGGATTGTCGTATTTACCCTATTATCCTATCGATTGTACCCAAGATAACGGCAGCAGAGATCGATAGACTTGTTGAATTCTGTGGGGATATCCCTTCTATCTTTTCTGAAAGGAGAGAGGTTTTATACAAACTGGATGGAGTAAGAAAAGCAACAGTAGACTTTATGCATTCAAAAGATATAACTTCTAAAGCAGAAGAGGAATTAAAAAGGATGGATTATTATGGTATTCAATATGTGTTTTATTTAGATGATACTTTTCCTTTTAAATTGCTTCAAATCCCAGATGCTCCATTGATTCTTTTTTATAAAGGGAACCTGCCAAAGTTATCTTCTCATACTGTCTCGATTATAGGAACACGAAAGGCAACAAATTATGGAGTCCATTGGGTCGACCGTTTTGTGAAAAGCCTTAGTCTTGCTTACGATAACATAGAGATTGTAAGTGGTTTGGCTTATGGTATCGATCAACGAGCACATCAATGTTCTGTATCGTTTGACATTCCTACTTTTGGTATATTAGGGCATGGTTTGCATACTATATATCCTGCATCCAATGCAAGTTTGGCTGCAAAAATAATTGATTCAGGAGGAGGAATTATTTCGGAGTTTCCTACATTTCACTCTATTCGTCCACAGAACTTTATTCAACGAAATAGAATTATTGCTGGTTTGAGTGATGCGGTGGTAGTGGTAGAATCCAAAGTGAAAGGTGGTGCTATTCATACAGCCAATATGGCTTTTTCTTATTCACGAGAGGTATTTGCTCTTCCTGGTAGTTACCTTCACGACACCTCCGAGGGTTGTCATCAATTAATAAAAAGACAGGTTGCCTCTCTTATCGATTCAGCAGACGATATTGAACGTGTAATGGATTGGCCAAAGAGTAGAGAAGTGGAGTCAATATCTCAGAATATATTTGAAGCAACATTAGACTCTTTTGCAAAGAAAGTCTTACAGATGATTCAAGATCAAGATAAAATATCCATTGATGAGATGGGAACAAAGTTAAATATTCCTATTGCGAAATTATCTCCTATACTAACCCAGCTGGAGTTTATGAACCTTATTGAGGTCTTGCCAGGAAAGTATTATCGTTCTATTTAA
- a CDS encoding DEAD/DEAH box helicase translates to MKSFQELGVSKSILKTLGEIGFEEPTPIQEKAIPAIKSGKDVLGIAQTGTGKTAAYLMPIFGKLVKAEGVDPRVVILVPTRELSMQVGEDIEELLTYSNLRYASVYGGVGWTKHAELIEPGIDILVATPGRLWDLYRAGAVSFKKVKTLVIDEADRMLDMGFMPQIRNFLEVLPVKRQNLLFSATFPTKVEEMSYEFLDFPTRIEVAPSATPAEKVSQYYYPVQNYRSKLNLISNLLKDEDTFKRVIVFCGTKGVAEGVYKVIKRKSEGEVRVLHSNKGQSTRINAINAFKEGEVRILISTDVSARGIDVSEVSHVINFEMPNEYEDYVHRIGRTARANMHGVAISFIGEDELFHKENIEELMRVTIEELPIPEDVEIIPLSKKEKLAQLREIDLQKKKSDPNFKGAFHEKKKRTPRKHPTSFNPKSSKLRGGRKKGAPKN, encoded by the coding sequence ATGAAATCATTCCAAGAACTTGGAGTAAGCAAATCGATACTTAAAACGTTGGGTGAGATTGGGTTTGAAGAGCCTACACCCATTCAGGAAAAAGCCATCCCTGCAATTAAAAGTGGAAAGGATGTTTTGGGAATTGCACAAACAGGAACAGGTAAGACTGCAGCTTACTTAATGCCTATTTTTGGGAAACTAGTAAAAGCAGAAGGTGTAGATCCTCGTGTTGTTATTTTGGTGCCAACTAGAGAACTATCTATGCAGGTAGGAGAGGACATTGAGGAGTTATTAACTTATTCGAATCTTCGCTATGCTTCCGTTTATGGAGGTGTAGGGTGGACCAAACATGCTGAGCTAATCGAACCAGGAATTGATATCTTGGTTGCCACTCCAGGAAGATTATGGGATCTATATAGAGCCGGTGCAGTGTCATTTAAAAAAGTAAAAACTTTAGTAATTGATGAAGCAGATAGAATGTTAGATATGGGGTTTATGCCTCAAATTCGTAACTTTCTTGAGGTATTGCCTGTAAAGAGACAGAATCTTCTTTTCTCGGCTACTTTTCCAACAAAAGTAGAGGAAATGAGCTATGAGTTCTTGGATTTCCCTACTCGAATAGAAGTCGCTCCTAGTGCAACTCCTGCCGAAAAGGTCTCCCAATACTACTATCCTGTTCAGAATTATAGATCTAAGTTGAACCTTATTTCGAACCTTCTAAAAGATGAAGATACATTTAAACGTGTGATCGTCTTTTGTGGAACCAAAGGTGTTGCCGAAGGGGTATATAAGGTTATTAAACGAAAATCAGAAGGAGAAGTGCGAGTTCTTCACTCTAACAAAGGACAATCGACACGTATTAATGCCATCAATGCATTTAAAGAGGGGGAAGTACGTATTCTAATCTCTACTGATGTCTCTGCACGTGGAATTGACGTCTCTGAAGTGTCTCATGTGATTAATTTTGAGATGCCTAATGAATATGAGGATTATGTTCATCGTATTGGTCGTACTGCTAGAGCCAACATGCATGGGGTTGCTATCAGTTTTATCGGTGAAGATGAGTTGTTCCATAAAGAGAATATTGAAGAGTTGATGCGTGTGACGATCGAAGAGCTTCCTATTCCTGAGGATGTCGAGATTATTCCTCTTTCGAAAAAGGAGAAGTTAGCACAATTGAGGGAGATCGATCTTCAAAAGAAAAAATCAGATCCTAATTTTAAGGGAGCTTTTCATGAAAAGAAGAAGCGAACTCCTCGTAAGCATCCAACTTCTTTTAATCCTAAAAGTTCTAAACTTCGCGGGGGAAGAAAAAAAGGAGCTCCCAAGAATTAA
- a CDS encoding AMP-binding protein, giving the protein MKLFEKTLGQVLEEQVERFPSKEFLVYSDRDLRFTYKEFNERVDKLALGLLQTGMKPGDKLGIWANNVPDWITFMFATAKIGAVLVTINTNYKSHELEYLIKNSDLHTLAVIDSYRDSDYISMIYDLVPELKTNPRGRLNSTKFPELKNVVLINPEKYRGMYNTQELLLLGEQEDINTLKKVQKGLSAHDTVNMQYTSGTTGFPKGVMLSHYNILNNGYTVGQCMQFTEDEKLLTCVPMFHCFGCVLALCAIVTHGGTMVMAENFDPILVLASIQKEKCTALYGVPTMFIAELNHPMFSQFDISSLRTGIMAGALCPIEVMKEVMKEMHMKNIIIVYGLTESSPGMTATTIHDDPEIRATTVGKALPNVEVKIIDPESGESLCANKQGEVCCKGYNVMKGYYKNHEATTKAIDSQGWLHSGDLGRMDENGYLQITGRIKDMIIRGGENIYPREIENFIHQHPAVECVEVVGIPSKKYGESIGAFIKIKSGESLSEADIYEYCRGKIARFKIPKYLFFIDTYPMTASGKIQKYKLKDIGLCMLKKQGVEVV; this is encoded by the coding sequence ATGAAATTATTTGAGAAGACATTAGGTCAGGTCTTAGAAGAACAAGTAGAGAGATTTCCAAGTAAAGAGTTTCTTGTTTATAGTGATCGAGACTTAAGATTCACCTATAAGGAGTTTAATGAGAGAGTAGATAAACTAGCTCTTGGACTGTTACAAACAGGAATGAAACCTGGGGATAAACTTGGGATTTGGGCTAATAATGTTCCTGATTGGATCACCTTTATGTTTGCTACAGCAAAAATTGGTGCAGTATTGGTCACCATAAACACCAATTATAAATCTCATGAATTAGAGTATCTAATTAAAAATTCAGATCTCCATACTTTGGCTGTTATAGACTCTTATAGAGATAGTGATTATATCTCTATGATCTATGATCTAGTTCCTGAACTGAAGACCAATCCGAGAGGTAGACTAAATTCGACGAAGTTCCCTGAACTGAAGAATGTAGTATTAATCAATCCTGAAAAATATAGAGGGATGTATAATACACAAGAGTTGTTACTTCTAGGAGAACAGGAAGACATCAACACCTTAAAAAAAGTACAAAAAGGACTCTCTGCCCACGATACGGTAAATATGCAATATACTTCAGGAACAACAGGCTTTCCTAAAGGAGTAATGCTATCACACTATAATATTCTAAATAATGGATATACAGTAGGGCAATGCATGCAATTTACAGAAGACGAAAAGCTATTAACATGTGTCCCTATGTTTCACTGCTTTGGTTGTGTCTTGGCTCTTTGTGCTATCGTTACCCATGGAGGCACCATGGTAATGGCAGAAAATTTCGACCCGATACTTGTCTTAGCATCTATTCAAAAGGAAAAATGTACAGCACTCTATGGGGTACCAACGATGTTTATTGCTGAGCTGAACCATCCAATGTTCTCACAATTTGATATTAGTTCATTAAGAACTGGAATTATGGCAGGAGCCCTTTGCCCAATAGAAGTGATGAAAGAGGTGATGAAAGAGATGCACATGAAAAATATCATTATTGTGTATGGTCTGACAGAGAGTTCTCCGGGGATGACTGCTACCACGATTCATGACGATCCTGAAATACGAGCAACGACAGTTGGTAAAGCGCTACCAAATGTAGAGGTAAAAATAATCGATCCTGAAAGTGGTGAATCACTTTGTGCCAACAAACAAGGAGAAGTATGTTGTAAAGGATACAATGTGATGAAAGGGTATTATAAGAATCACGAAGCTACTACGAAAGCTATTGATTCGCAAGGTTGGTTGCATTCAGGGGATCTAGGAAGAATGGACGAAAATGGCTACCTACAAATAACAGGACGTATAAAAGATATGATCATTCGTGGAGGTGAAAATATATACCCAAGAGAGATCGAGAACTTTATCCACCAACATCCTGCTGTAGAATGTGTAGAGGTTGTAGGTATTCCGAGTAAAAAATATGGTGAGTCTATTGGTGCATTTATTAAAATCAAAAGTGGTGAATCTCTTTCAGAAGCAGACATATACGAATATTGCCGAGGCAAAATTGCACGATTTAAGATTCCAAAATATCTCTTTTTCATAGACACTTATCCCATGACTGCTAGTGGTAAAATTCAAAAATATAAACTAAAGGATATTGGTCTTTGCATGCTTAAAAAACAAGGAGTAGAAGTTGTTTAA
- the greA gene encoding transcription elongation factor GreA, protein MANVSYMTKEGLKKLRDKLEYLTTIERPRISKEIGEAIEKGDISENAEYDAAKDAQGMLEAKISKVQGQIAIARIIDESKIDTSTVQILNKVKIKNCKNNAVMTYTLVSETEANLKEGKIAVSTPIAKGLLGKKVGDKVEIKVPNGIIPFEIIEISL, encoded by the coding sequence ATGGCAAATGTAAGCTATATGACCAAAGAGGGCTTAAAGAAGCTGAGAGATAAACTTGAGTATTTAACGACAATAGAACGTCCTCGTATTTCTAAAGAGATTGGTGAAGCAATTGAAAAAGGAGATATCTCTGAGAATGCAGAGTATGATGCAGCCAAAGATGCACAGGGGATGCTTGAAGCTAAAATCTCTAAAGTACAAGGGCAGATCGCTATTGCACGTATCATAGACGAATCTAAGATTGATACATCGACAGTACAGATTCTCAACAAAGTAAAAATCAAAAACTGCAAAAACAACGCAGTAATGACATATACTCTTGTTTCTGAGACAGAAGCAAATCTTAAAGAGGGTAAAATTGCAGTAAGTACTCCTATTGCAAAAGGACTACTTGGTAAGAAAGTTGGAGACAAAGTAGAGATCAAAGTTCCTAATGGTATCATTCCATTTGAGATCATTGAAATTTCACTATAA
- the clpP gene encoding ATP-dependent Clp endopeptidase proteolytic subunit ClpP: MGYNNDEFHKFAKGHMGISSMNLHRFESINANYISPTIIEERQMNVASMDVFSRLMMDRIIFLGVPIDDHVANIIQAQLLFLESADPGKDIQIYFNSPGGSVYAGLGIYDTMQYINCDVATICTGIAASMAAVLLCAGAEGKRSALTHSRVMIHQPLGGAKGQASDIEITAREIMKLKKELYQIIADHSKQSFDKVAADSDRDYWMTSSEALEYGMIDTILKR, from the coding sequence ATGGGTTATAACAACGACGAATTTCACAAGTTTGCCAAAGGTCATATGGGTATTAGTAGTATGAACCTTCATCGTTTCGAATCGATAAATGCAAATTATATCTCTCCAACAATCATTGAAGAGAGACAGATGAATGTTGCATCAATGGATGTATTCTCTCGATTAATGATGGATAGAATCATATTCCTAGGCGTTCCTATTGATGACCATGTAGCAAATATCATCCAGGCTCAATTGCTTTTCTTAGAATCTGCAGATCCAGGTAAGGATATTCAAATTTACTTTAACTCTCCTGGAGGGTCAGTATATGCAGGTTTGGGTATTTATGATACGATGCAATATATTAATTGTGATGTTGCAACTATCTGTACTGGAATCGCTGCATCGATGGCTGCTGTATTGTTGTGTGCAGGTGCAGAAGGAAAAAGATCTGCTTTAACTCATTCTCGTGTAATGATTCATCAACCTCTTGGTGGAGCTAAAGGTCAAGCTTCAGATATTGAAATTACAGCAAGAGAGATTATGAAATTGAAAAAGGAGTTGTATCAAATTATTGCAGATCATTCAAAACAATCATTTGATAAAGTGGCAGCTGATTCTGATAGAGATTATTGGATGACTTCTAGTGAAGCTTTAGAGTATGGTATGATCGATACAATACTGAAGAGATAA
- a CDS encoding cation diffusion facilitator family transporter, with protein sequence MEYNKERTVSLAGFISIIGNIILFAVKYWAGIVSGSIAIIADAWHTLSDSISSIFVILGAKVAAKPADEEHPFGHGRFEHITSIIIGMMLAAIGFEFIIESIKKLSDGGTTEYGMVAKVVTVVSILGKELMAQMSFFLGKKVNSRVLKADGWHHRSDALTSIIILVGIFFSGYFWWIDGVLGILVALMIFYTSYSIIKEETNALLGEVPDKAVVARIKTIAAEETKREVFMHHFHIHQYGDHTEITCHIKLPANSSLFYTHKVCNKIERRVLSELNMEMTIHPEPMEEKEYDWL encoded by the coding sequence ATGGAGTATAATAAAGAACGGACTGTTTCACTTGCCGGTTTTATCTCAATAATTGGCAATATTATTCTTTTTGCTGTCAAATATTGGGCAGGTATTGTTTCTGGTTCCATTGCCATCATTGCGGATGCTTGGCATACGCTTTCTGACTCCATAAGTTCTATCTTTGTAATTCTTGGAGCAAAGGTAGCAGCCAAACCTGCAGATGAAGAACATCCTTTTGGTCATGGTCGTTTTGAACATATCACCTCGATCATTATTGGAATGATGCTTGCTGCCATCGGTTTTGAGTTTATTATTGAGTCGATAAAGAAACTAAGCGATGGAGGAACTACTGAATATGGTATGGTTGCAAAAGTCGTTACAGTAGTCTCTATTCTCGGAAAGGAGCTTATGGCTCAAATGTCTTTCTTCCTTGGGAAGAAAGTGAATTCAAGAGTATTGAAAGCGGATGGTTGGCACCATCGAAGTGATGCACTGACCTCCATCATCATCCTTGTAGGGATCTTTTTCTCTGGATACTTTTGGTGGATTGATGGAGTATTAGGAATCCTTGTTGCTCTGATGATATTCTATACAAGTTATTCAATCATAAAAGAGGAGACGAATGCTTTATTGGGAGAAGTCCCTGACAAAGCAGTCGTTGCCAGAATCAAAACGATTGCTGCTGAAGAAACCAAAAGAGAGGTTTTTATGCACCATTTTCATATCCATCAGTATGGTGATCATACAGAGATAACATGTCATATTAAACTTCCCGCAAACTCAAGTCTCTTTTACACACATAAGGTATGTAATAAAATAGAGAGACGTGTCTTGTCTGAATTAAATATGGAGATGACCATCCATCCAGAACCTATGGAAGAGAAAGAGTATGATTGGTTGTAG
- the clpX gene encoding ATP-dependent Clp protease ATP-binding subunit ClpX, whose translation MDRCSFCGRPKKEVNLLIAGVDGHICDSCIEQAHTIIAEEFKGSSSFDLSTVAIQKPQEIKKMLDQYVIGQVEAKKILSVAVYNHYKRLGQPDLDADEVEIEKSNIIMVGPTGTGKTLLARTIAKMLNVPFTIVDATVLTEAGYVGEDIESLLTRLLQAADYDVEAAERGIVFIDEIDKIARKGDNPSITRDVSGEGVQQGLLKLLEGSVVNVPPQGGRKHPDQKMIAVNTKNILFVCGGAFDGIERKISQRLNAQVVGYNASKSSDKLDRQNMLKYVAPQDLKSFGLIPEIIGRLPVLTHLDPLDREALRNILTEPKNALIKQYTKLFQMDGVELAFTAGALDEIVDVAMKYKLGARGLRGICETIMVDVMFDMPSGNEKKVKIDKAYCQKHLDNFHTRV comes from the coding sequence ATGGATAGATGTTCTTTTTGTGGGCGTCCGAAGAAAGAGGTAAATTTACTTATCGCTGGTGTGGATGGTCATATCTGTGATAGCTGTATTGAACAAGCTCATACAATTATTGCAGAAGAGTTTAAAGGATCTAGCAGTTTTGACTTATCAACGGTGGCTATACAAAAGCCTCAAGAGATTAAGAAGATGTTAGACCAATATGTTATTGGACAGGTCGAAGCAAAAAAGATCTTATCTGTCGCAGTTTATAACCACTATAAAAGACTTGGACAACCTGATCTCGATGCCGATGAGGTTGAGATAGAGAAGTCTAATATTATTATGGTTGGACCGACAGGAACAGGAAAGACTTTATTGGCTCGTACGATTGCCAAAATGCTTAATGTACCATTTACTATTGTGGATGCTACTGTTTTAACTGAAGCCGGTTATGTCGGAGAAGATATTGAAAGTCTCTTGACACGTCTACTTCAAGCTGCAGATTATGATGTAGAAGCAGCTGAAAGAGGAATCGTTTTTATTGATGAGATAGATAAGATTGCTCGAAAAGGAGACAACCCTTCAATCACTAGAGATGTATCTGGGGAAGGAGTACAGCAAGGATTACTTAAGCTACTCGAAGGTTCTGTTGTAAATGTACCACCTCAGGGGGGGCGTAAGCATCCAGATCAAAAAATGATTGCTGTAAATACAAAGAATATTCTTTTTGTTTGTGGTGGTGCGTTTGATGGTATTGAGAGAAAAATATCTCAACGTTTAAATGCTCAAGTAGTAGGTTACAATGCGAGTAAATCCTCTGACAAATTGGACCGTCAGAATATGCTTAAATATGTAGCTCCTCAAGATTTGAAATCATTTGGTTTGATTCCAGAAATTATAGGACGTTTACCTGTACTTACACATCTAGATCCTCTAGATCGTGAAGCATTGAGAAATATTCTTACCGAACCTAAAAATGCATTGATTAAGCAGTATACTAAATTATTCCAAATGGATGGGGTAGAACTTGCATTTACTGCTGGTGCATTGGACGAGATTGTAGATGTGGCAATGAAATATAAACTTGGAGCTCGTGGTCTTCGTGGTATATGTGAAACAATTATGGTAGATGTGATGTTTGATATGCCATCAGGTAATGAGAAGAAAGTGAAAATTGATAAAGCTTATTGTCAAAAGCATCTAGACAATTTTCATACTAGAGTATAG
- a CDS encoding HIT family protein, with protein MATIFTKIIEGQIPSYKIAEDDKHYAFLDIAPLTRGHLLVVPKKEVDYIFDLEADEYALLQQFAHKVALGLKSAIPCNKVASIVLGLEVPHAHIHLIPMNSEKDVNFSNPKLQLEAKEFQEIAQLIRSHIN; from the coding sequence ATGGCAACAATTTTCACTAAAATTATTGAAGGACAGATTCCATCTTATAAAATAGCTGAAGATGATAAACATTATGCTTTCCTTGATATTGCACCATTAACAAGAGGACACCTATTAGTTGTACCAAAAAAAGAGGTCGACTATATCTTTGATTTGGAAGCAGACGAATATGCATTATTACAACAATTCGCTCACAAAGTTGCATTAGGATTAAAAAGTGCAATACCTTGTAATAAAGTTGCAAGCATTGTTCTTGGACTTGAAGTACCACATGCTCACATTCACTTAATTCCAATGAATAGTGAAAAAGATGTGAACTTCTCTAATCCCAAACTTCAATTAGAAGCTAAAGAATTTCAAGAGATCGCACAACTTATACGTTCTCATATCAATTAA
- the lptB gene encoding LPS export ABC transporter ATP-binding protein, with protein MKLRAENIKKKYGKRLVVKGVSLEVEQGEIVGLLGPNGAGKTTSFYMTVGLVQPSGGRIFLDDEDITTFPVYKRAQMGVGYLAQEASVFRQLSIEDNIMSILEMTDTTKEYQKEKLESLLDEFGLQHIRKSKGIQLSGGERRRCEIARCLAINPKFILLDEPFAGVDPIAVEDIQKIVFKLRDKNIGILITDHNVHETLSITDRSYLLYDGRILQAGSAEELAADEEVRRLYLGQNFELRKK; from the coding sequence ATGAAGTTAAGAGCCGAAAATATAAAGAAAAAATACGGTAAGAGACTAGTTGTTAAAGGAGTTTCGCTTGAAGTAGAACAGGGTGAGATTGTTGGTTTGCTCGGTCCTAATGGAGCTGGTAAGACAACTTCTTTCTACATGACAGTTGGTCTAGTTCAACCATCCGGAGGACGTATCTTCTTGGATGATGAGGACATTACTACATTTCCGGTTTATAAAAGAGCCCAAATGGGAGTAGGGTATCTTGCTCAAGAAGCTTCTGTTTTTCGCCAGTTGAGTATCGAGGATAATATTATGTCGATTCTTGAAATGACCGATACAACCAAAGAGTATCAGAAAGAGAAATTAGAATCACTTTTGGATGAGTTTGGACTGCAACATATTCGTAAAAGTAAAGGAATTCAGTTGTCTGGAGGTGAGAGACGTCGTTGTGAAATAGCTAGATGTTTGGCTATTAACCCTAAGTTTATTCTTCTTGATGAGCCTTTTGCAGGAGTCGATCCCATTGCTGTTGAGGATATCCAAAAGATCGTATTTAAGTTGAGAGATAAGAATATTGGTATACTCATTACCGATCACAATGTACATGAGACATTGTCGATTACCGATCGTTCTTATCTATTATATGATGGACGTATCCTTCAGGCGGGGTCTGCTGAGGAGTTGGCTGCGGATGAAGAAGTTCGTCGATTATATCTAGGACAGAACTTTGAACTACGAAAGAAATAA